The DNA segment GCACTTTTATCGCAAATCGCATATAGCCAAAGCCAGCGCCCTTATTTTCCTACGCCGAATATTGATTTTAATATCAGCCATTCAGGCGATTGGGTGGCAGTGATACTCAAGGTTGATGAAAAAAATGAAAACCAAAGTGCGGTGGGAATTGACATCGAATTTCCGCAAAAACAACGGGATTATGCTGCCTTGCTTGGCCATTTCGCCCCTGAACAAGAACAACAATGGTTTACCAAGCAGCCCGACAAAAAAACAGCCTTTTATCGTATTTGGTGTTTGCGTGAAGCGCTGTTGAAATCACAAGGTGTAGGCATTGTGAAATTATCGGAAGTAGATCACCAAGCAGAGAACCTGCAATTATTTTCTGCTTATTGCCCGCAAGGGGAAGCCATATTTACGCAAGAATTGCCCTTTTATTTGGCCGTTTTTGCTAATGAACCCTTTACAACAGCACATTATTTTTATTGGAATGATGAAGGCTTAATTCCCACTGAATTAAGGCAAAAAATTTGCTATAAAGTGAACCGCACTTTAACGGATTTTTGACGACTTAAAAGGCAAGGGAAAGCGGGCAATCCGCCCTAGACTTCACTTATTATTTTGTTTAGACTTGTAACAATTTTTTGACAAATGGAGAAAAGAATGTCCTTTAATGGTTCAGATCAAGATCCTTGGGGAAAACCAGGGAGCAACCCAAATCAATCGGATAACAAATCCGATCAAAATAACCAATGGGATAAGCGCAATAAGCAGGAACAATCCCCACCTGATCTTGAAGAAGTCTTTAGTAATTTATTGAAAAAACTCGGTGGTGGCCAAAATGGTGGCAACCATAATGGTGGCGGCAAAGGCTTGTCATTCGGCTTAGGTAAATTATTACCTGTTGCCGCGGTGATTGGTGCGATTGTTTGGGGCGTGAGCGGTTTTTATACCGTGAAAGAAGCGGAACGTGGCGTGGTGTTGCGTTTTGGTGAGCTGGAAAAAATCGTACAACCGGGTTTGAACTGGAAACCGACTTTCGTAGATAAAGTGATCCCTGTTAATGTGGAACAAGTGAAAGAGCTAAAAACCCAAGGGGCAATGCTTACTCGCGATGAAAATATGGTGAAAGTGGAAATGACCGTGCAATATCGCGTGAGTGATCCAGCAAAATATTTATTCAGTGTAACCAATGCCGATGACAGCTTAAACCAAGCTACCGACAGTGCGTTGCGTTATGTGATTGGACATATGTCAATGGACGACATTTTAACCACAGGGCGTTCCATCGTGCGTGAAGACACTTGGAAAGCCTTGAATAGCATTATTCAGCCTTATGATATGGGGCTAGAAGTGCTTGATGTGAACTTCCAATCTGCGCGCCCGCCAGAAGAAGTGAAAGCCGCCTTTGATGATGCGATCAAAGCACAAGAAGATGAGCAACGCTATATTCGTGAAGCGGAAGCCTATGCTCGCGAGCAAGAGCCAATCGCGCGTGGTAATGCACAACGCATTATTGAAGAAGCCACGGCCTATAAAGATCAAGTGGTGTTAAATGCGCAAGGGGAAGTGGAACGTTTCCAACGCTTATTGCCTGAATTTAAAGCCGCGCCGCAATTATTGCGTGATCGCTTATATATTCAAACGATGGAAAAAGTGATGGCAAACACGCCAAAAGTATTGCTTGATAGCAACGGCAATAATTTAAGTGTACTGCCGCTCGATAAAATTTTATCGCAAAAAAATAGCCAAAAAAGCACCGCACCTAACTCATCAAATTCACAAAGTGCGGTGAAAAATCAGGAAATTTATTCTGAAACTCACTCTTTTTCCAACAGTGAGAGCTATCAACAATCATCTGAAAATCGCCAAGGGAGATTTAACTAATGCGTAAGATTTTAACCCCTGTTTTACTGGTATTGCTCGCGGTGATTTATTCTAGCCTTGTGATTGTAGATGAAGGCACGCGCGGCATTATGTTGCGTTTCGGCAAAGTTCATCGTGATTCTGACAATAAAGTGGTGGTGTATGAGCCGGGTTTGCACCTTAAAATCCCATTTATTGACTCAATGAAAGTGTTAGATGCGCGTATTCGCACCCTTGATGGCGCGCCAGATCGCTTTGTTACTGTTGAGAAAAAAGATCTTTTAGTGGATTCTTATGTGAAATGGCGAATCAGTGATTTTGGCCGTTTCTTCACCGCAACAGGTGGCGGCGATTATACTCAAGCGTCCAACTTATTACGCCGTAAAGTGAATGACCGTTTACGCTCTGAAGTGGGTTCACGCACCATTAAAGACATTGTGTCAGGGACACGTGGCGAATTAATGGTTGGCGCACGCAAAGCCTTGAATACAGGGCAAGATAGCACCTCAGAATTAGGGATTGAAGTGGTTGATGTGCGAGTAAAACAAATCAATCTCCCTGATGAAGTGTCTTCATCAATCTATCAACGTATGCGTGCAGAGCGTGATGCAGTGGCCCGTGAACATCGTTCACAAGGTAAAGAAAAAGCCGCATTTATTCAAGCCGATGTGGATCGTAAAGTTACAGTAATTCTGGCCACCGCCAATAAAACGGCACAAGAATTACGTGGTAACGGTGATGCCGCCGCCGCCAAACTCTACGCCGATGCCTTTGCACAAGAACCTGAGTTTTACAGCTTTGTGCGTAGTATGAAAGCCTATGAAAAAAGCTTTGCAGAATCAAACAATATGCTGATTCTCAAACCAGACAGCGACTTCTTCCGCTTTATGCAAGCGCCGAAGTAAAATATATAAGGGCTATATCTATATTAGATTAGCCCTAAACTCCTCACTATTCTCACAAAATATTCACTTGCTTTTGCTATAATTTTATAATTGAAGCTAGAGGAAATTATAAAATTATGACAACTCGACCAAAAGATATTGATGCTACGCTTTTGCAGATAGAAATTTTAAGGATTATTCCTAGGCTGCCAGCGAGCATAGAGGCAAAAACGATTCACGAAAAACTGAAAGATTTAGGCTTTAATCGTGATTTACGTAGTATTCAGAGAACGCAACAAGCACTTTGCTTACATTTTGATGATTTAGAATGTAACAACGATAACAAGCCTTATACCTATTACTGGAAAGAACGTTCAGCTGGGTTCGCCCTCCCCGTTTTAAATGAACAGCAATCTCTATTACTCAAACTCGCAGAAAAACAGCTTAAATATTGGGGCTGTAGTAGATTAGCCCTAAATTTCACACCATTTTCGCAATATTTTTAACTGCTCTTTTGGTGTCCCAAAGTTAAACCGAAATTCACATTCCTTCAAGAATAAAGGAAAGTTTTTTCGGTTAATTCCATTATATTTTCGCAGTACCCGCTTCGCCTGATTCCAAAAATTTTCAATGCCATTAATATGATTTTGTTTCACCGCAAATAGCTCGGAATGATTGATTCGTTCGTGGTGAAATTCACTCACATCAAGCGCATCATAACTGCGATAAGTGTCCGTATAAACCCAGCTATCAGGCTTGATTTTTCTTTTAATAACAGGGAGTAATGTTTCACTCTTGGTGTTTTCAACCACAACAGTAAATACCTTTCCTTGTCGTTTTAGTCACCCAAAAACAGCAACTTTTCCAGCCGCTCCTCGTCCTCGTTTTCCCTTTCGATGACCACCAAAATAGCTTTCGTCTAGTTCAATTTCCCCCTCAAAAATCTCGTTAACTTCAAGGGATAAATGATAGCCAATCACAAGCCTGATTTTATGGTAGAACAAAGCGGCTGTATTCGGTTGAATATCTAGCAAATTTGCTGCCGTTCTTGCAGTAACTTCTGCGACAAAAAACTCAAGCAGTTTTTTTGTATGGATTTCTTTAATTTACAATATGTTATCTTCATTTTTGTAGTATAGCATTGTTGCTAATCTACTACAGCCCTTTAAATTTTGTAAAAATAAATCATAAAAAACCAAGAGAAGAAAATACTCACTTTTATTAAAGCATCAAGACCATAAAATATTATCTATATAACCGGAAAGTGAATTACCAGATGGGTTATTAAATAAGTTCATATGTAGCCACTGTTATCGGTGTATTGGTTGAAGTGCCTGTGATGCTTTCACTTGTTGCGTTGTTAAATCGTTGGAATAAATAATGAAAAGCAGTGGGATTTTCGCAATTTACAAATTTTCACGAAAATCCCTCTATTTTTATAGTTAGATACCACTATTCCACTTTAAACATCCCCATCATACCGAGATTTTCATGTTCTAAAATATGGCAATGGTACATTTTCAACCCAGTATGTCCTTGCTTAAAGCGAATAATCACTTTTTCATAAGGGCGTAAATTAACCACATCTTTTAACGCTCTGCCTTCTGGCTTAAAGGTTTTACCGTTTAACGTATGTTGAATTACTTCAAATTGAGTGCCGTGTAAATGGAATGGATGATCCATATGGCTTTCATTGAAGATTTCCCACTGTTCCACTTCATTCAATTTGGTAACAAAATCAATACGGTTCATATCAAAGGTTTGACCGTTGATTAAGAACATACCATTCATCATTGGTGAAATAGGGTTGTCCGTTGGTGTTGTAGTAGCGTGATGTGTACCGTGATTCATCATTGGCATATTCGTATGGTTCATCATTTTTTCACTAAAGCGAATTTGGCGAACCTGCTTTGGCTCATCCCAGTTAGGCAAGGACCTTAAGCTTTCAGGTAACTGAACAGGTTCTGATTTCACCTGAATTGTGGCTAAAGTGATATCTTTAGGCTGTTCTTGCACCATCATCTTACGGCGATCATAATAACCGCTTTGTAAATTGACTGTTCCTTGCGTTTCACCCACCATAATCACTTCAACGCGTTCGGCTGGTGTAAGTAGCAGTTCATCAACAGGCGAGCGAGGTTTTTCAAGTAAACCACCTTCGGTACCCACCACAATCCATTTCACCCCTGGAATGTTTAAACGAAAATAACGAGCGCTAGTGGCATTCCAAAGACGGATTCGTTCATTCGTTTTCACTTGAATCTGGGGCTGATATTGACCGTTGATTAACACAAATTCACCCTCACGGCCGTTCATCCAATCTAACATCGTGTTTGCTGGAATGGTGCCATCGGCATTTAAACGCAGATCGGAAATCACCCAATGTTGTTCAGGAAGGTGTGCAAGCGGATCATTTTTCGCTTTAACAACGAAAGTGCCTGCTAAGCCTTTATAGACTTGTTCGGAAACATGGTCATGTGGATGAGGGTGGTACCAATATGTCCCAGCACTGCCTTGAGGTAGCGTAAAGCGATAGACTTTTTTCCCTTGCGGTTCAACCATATCCATCGGGTTACCATCCGCCTCATTTGGTACATCTAAGCCGTGCCAATGTACTGTTGAGGGTTGTGGTAGGTGATTGATAAATTCAATTTCTACGGTGTCGCCTTCAAATACTTCAATTTGTGGCCCTGGTAGTTGTCCGTTATAAGCCCAAAATTCCGTTTCTTTATTGTCTGCGAGGCGAATTTTAATTGGCTCTGCTTTTAAAGTGGCTTTGAATAGCCCTGCTTGAGTCGATTGATTAGCAAGTTTTGGCAATATCCCATTAAGCGATAAACCTGAAGGCATTGCCTCAGTTGGCATTAGGCCAGTAGGTACTGAATGCATCATCGCCATATTGCCATGTTGTGCGTGGTTCATCATATTCGCAAGGCTATAAAGCGAGCTACTGGCTAAGCTAATTCCAATTCCATAACGTAAAAAATCTCGACGTTTCATTCTTTCACCCCCCTATTGGTTATAGGATTTGAACACTTCACTTTCACCGTTTTTCTTAATTAAAACAACATCATAAGGATCTTTGCGTCCGCCGTATGCTTCACCGTCCATACCTGGTGAACCAATCGGCATGCCAGGTGCGGACAAGCCAACTGCATCGGGTTTTTCTGCGAGTAAACGTTTGATATCCTCAGCAGGTACATGTCCTTCAATCACATAGCCATCAATCACTGCCGTGTGGCAAGAGGCGTGTTCATTTTTAATGTTAAAGCGCTTATGAGCATCATAATTGCCTGTTTCGTTGACTTTAATCTCAAAACCGTTTTTCTGCATATAGCTGATCCATTCATTACAACAGCCACAAGTCGGGCTTTTCCACACTTCCATAGAAAGTGTTTGTGCTTGAGCACAAGCGGTTATCCCTAAACTTAAAAGCAACAATGAGCGGGTGAATTTATGTAATTTCATAAGATGTCCTTATTTTTATTGAGATGGAATGGCGCAATGTTAAAGCTTGACCTAGGGTTAAGGTCAAGTAATCTGAAAAAATTCTATCATTTGAAAATTTTTCTCAAAATCCTACTGCTTGTAGTAGAGATATGCCAACGTACCATCCACTATTATTTTTGGGGCTGTACTAGATAACTAGAATAAATTCTGCTTTACTAAATGTTCTAAAATGGAAATTTGAACTTTTATTTCACTGTGGTTAAAACGCCATTCACATTCCTTCAAATACAGTTCAAAATGCTCTTTGGGAATGCCGTTAAACTTCCGTAAGTGGCGTTTTGCCTGATTCCAAAAGTTCTCAATTCCGTTAATATGATTTTGTCGTTCAGCAAAATGTGTGCTGTGATTGATGCGAAAGTAGCTAAACTCACTCACATCAAGTACATCATAGCTTTTGTAACAATCAGTATAAACAATACTGTCAGGCTTTACCTGCTCACGTATTATCAGCAATAAAGTGGCAGTTTGCGTATTGGGCACAGCAACGGTGTAAACCTTGCCGTTGCGCTTCAGAAGCCCGAATACAGCCACTTTGCCGGCTGCCCCGCGACCGCGTTTGCCTTTGCGCTGTCCGCCAAAATAGCTTTCATCAACCTCTACTTCGCCATCAAACATTTCCAGATGCGGGCTGTTATGGAAAATCAGTAAACGTAAACGATGAAAATAATAGGCAGCAGTGTTTTTATTAACGCCGACTAATTGAGCTGCAGTGCGAGCACTAACACCCGCAATAAACAGTTCAATCAGTTTGTTTTGCTTGTACTGACTTAAACGACTTCTTCTCATAGGGATTATTCTAACCTGAAATTAGATTTCCCTAGTTATCTAGTACAGCCCCTTAAATATTTGTTTAAAACACCGTTTGGAGCAATTCAAGCGGTGTTTTTGTGTGGAAATTTTGCAAAAATGAACTTTCAGGCTGCCTGAAAAACATTATCCTTTATCTTTAATACTTTTAATGATTTGACAATTTTCAATTTCTTTATTTTGACAACCAATAATTTGTTCCAAAAATGATTTAACTTCTTGTAATTGCTTAATTTGTTCGTTGATATGTGATAAATGTTTTTGGGTTAATTCATCAACATCATCACATTGATGATTGGGAGTTGTTTGAAATGTCAATAAGACCTGAATGTCATTTAAAGAAAAACCGATATTGCGACAAGTTTTAATAAAGCGTAATTGTTCTAGCTGATTTTCATCAAAAACTCGGTAGCCATTAGCTTGAAAAGTTGGCTTGATTAAGCCTTGTTTTTCATAATAACGAATGGTTTCTAAATGCACGCCTGTTTGTTCACTGGCTTGTTTAATTTGAAAAATTTTTGACATTGTACTTGACTCTGTAATAACTACGGAGTTTATATTATAGCAAATTTCAATCATCTTTCGGAGTTTGTTATGGCGTGCCAAAGTTGTTGCAGTTCAAATCAGCCCATTCATCAATCACCCAAGTACAAAAAAGCCTTGTGGATTGTCTTGATATTAAATTTATCAATGTTCTTTGTGGAAATTGTAATGGGGATTAAATCGGGTTCAACTTCGCTGTTGTCGGACAGCTTGGATTTCTTGGGCGATAGTGCCAATTATTTGATAAGTTTGATTGTTTTGCCAATGGCATTAAGTTACCGTGCCAAAGCATCTATGGTTAAGGGGCTAACGATGGGCGTTTTTGGCTTATTTATTTTAATTACAACCATTTATCGTGCGTTTTATGGGGAAATTCCCAGTTATAGCGAAATGAGTATTGTGGGATTTTTGGCGTTATTGGTGAATGTGTCGGCATTGTTGATATTATTAAAATTCCGTGATGGCGACAGTAATGTCCGAAGTGTATGGGTATGTTCTCGCAATGATGCGATTGGTAATGTGGCAGTG comes from the Avibacterium avium genome and includes:
- a CDS encoding 4'-phosphopantetheinyl transferase family protein, which translates into the protein MSIFIAWGNIQQAYPFSQIPTELLSYKLRQAPPEQPRLLQRYRCRWVAHFLLWELLKTAQISTALLSQIAYSQSQRPYFPTPNIDFNISHSGDWVAVILKVDEKNENQSAVGIDIEFPQKQRDYAALLGHFAPEQEQQWFTKQPDKKTAFYRIWCLREALLKSQGVGIVKLSEVDHQAENLQLFSAYCPQGEAIFTQELPFYLAVFANEPFTTAHYFYWNDEGLIPTELRQKICYKVNRTLTDF
- the hflK gene encoding FtsH protease activity modulator HflK; translation: MSFNGSDQDPWGKPGSNPNQSDNKSDQNNQWDKRNKQEQSPPDLEEVFSNLLKKLGGGQNGGNHNGGGKGLSFGLGKLLPVAAVIGAIVWGVSGFYTVKEAERGVVLRFGELEKIVQPGLNWKPTFVDKVIPVNVEQVKELKTQGAMLTRDENMVKVEMTVQYRVSDPAKYLFSVTNADDSLNQATDSALRYVIGHMSMDDILTTGRSIVREDTWKALNSIIQPYDMGLEVLDVNFQSARPPEEVKAAFDDAIKAQEDEQRYIREAEAYAREQEPIARGNAQRIIEEATAYKDQVVLNAQGEVERFQRLLPEFKAAPQLLRDRLYIQTMEKVMANTPKVLLDSNGNNLSVLPLDKILSQKNSQKSTAPNSSNSQSAVKNQEIYSETHSFSNSESYQQSSENRQGRFN
- the hflC gene encoding protease modulator HflC; translated protein: MRKILTPVLLVLLAVIYSSLVIVDEGTRGIMLRFGKVHRDSDNKVVVYEPGLHLKIPFIDSMKVLDARIRTLDGAPDRFVTVEKKDLLVDSYVKWRISDFGRFFTATGGGDYTQASNLLRRKVNDRLRSEVGSRTIKDIVSGTRGELMVGARKALNTGQDSTSELGIEVVDVRVKQINLPDEVSSSIYQRMRAERDAVAREHRSQGKEKAAFIQADVDRKVTVILATANKTAQELRGNGDAAAAKLYADAFAQEPEFYSFVRSMKAYEKSFAESNNMLILKPDSDFFRFMQAPK
- a CDS encoding multicopper oxidase family protein, which codes for MKRRDFLRYGIGISLASSSLYSLANMMNHAQHGNMAMMHSVPTGLMPTEAMPSGLSLNGILPKLANQSTQAGLFKATLKAEPIKIRLADNKETEFWAYNGQLPGPQIEVFEGDTVEIEFINHLPQPSTVHWHGLDVPNEADGNPMDMVEPQGKKVYRFTLPQGSAGTYWYHPHPHDHVSEQVYKGLAGTFVVKAKNDPLAHLPEQHWVISDLRLNADGTIPANTMLDWMNGREGEFVLINGQYQPQIQVKTNERIRLWNATSARYFRLNIPGVKWIVVGTEGGLLEKPRSPVDELLLTPAERVEVIMVGETQGTVNLQSGYYDRRKMMVQEQPKDITLATIQVKSEPVQLPESLRSLPNWDEPKQVRQIRFSEKMMNHTNMPMMNHGTHHATTTPTDNPISPMMNGMFLINGQTFDMNRIDFVTKLNEVEQWEIFNESHMDHPFHLHGTQFEVIQHTLNGKTFKPEGRALKDVVNLRPYEKVIIRFKQGHTGLKMYHCHILEHENLGMMGMFKVE
- a CDS encoding DUF411 domain-containing protein, encoding MKLHKFTRSLLLLSLGITACAQAQTLSMEVWKSPTCGCCNEWISYMQKNGFEIKVNETGNYDAHKRFNIKNEHASCHTAVIDGYVIEGHVPAEDIKRLLAEKPDAVGLSAPGMPIGSPGMDGEAYGGRKDPYDVVLIKKNGESEVFKSYNQ
- a CDS encoding IS1595 family transposase — its product is MRRSRLSQYKQNKLIELFIAGVSARTAAQLVGVNKNTAAYYFHRLRLLIFHNSPHLEMFDGEVEVDESYFGGQRKGKRGRGAAGKVAVFGLLKRNGKVYTVAVPNTQTATLLLIIREQVKPDSIVYTDCYKSYDVLDVSEFSYFRINHSTHFAERQNHINGIENFWNQAKRHLRKFNGIPKEHFELYLKECEWRFNHSEIKVQISILEHLVKQNLF
- a CDS encoding MerR family transcriptional regulator encodes the protein MSKIFQIKQASEQTGVHLETIRYYEKQGLIKPTFQANGYRVFDENQLEQLRFIKTCRNIGFSLNDIQVLLTFQTTPNHQCDDVDELTQKHLSHINEQIKQLQEVKSFLEQIIGCQNKEIENCQIIKSIKDKG
- a CDS encoding cation transporter, translated to MACQSCCSSNQPIHQSPKYKKALWIVLILNLSMFFVEIVMGIKSGSTSLLSDSLDFLGDSANYLISLIVLPMALSYRAKASMVKGLTMGVFGLFILITTIYRAFYGEIPSYSEMSIVGFLALLVNVSALLILLKFRDGDSNVRSVWVCSRNDAIGNVAVILAGIAVYFFQSKYPDLIVAFILAFLALQASQEIIKRAWVEVKVS